Proteins encoded together in one Cryptosporangium aurantiacum window:
- a CDS encoding HepT-like ribonuclease domain-containing protein: MKQFSTGRTFAEYQADAMLRSAVERQFEIIGEALNQLSKFDPETAARIPDLPRVVAFRKILIHGYATVDDILVWQLATDRLSELERVVRMLLPENGD, encoded by the coding sequence ATCAAGCAATTCAGCACGGGGCGCACGTTCGCCGAGTACCAGGCTGACGCGATGCTACGGTCTGCCGTGGAGCGACAGTTCGAGATCATTGGTGAGGCGCTGAACCAGCTCTCAAAATTTGATCCGGAAACCGCTGCCCGGATCCCGGATCTACCGCGTGTAGTGGCCTTCCGCAAAATTCTAATTCACGGTTACGCCACCGTAGATGACATCCTGGTATGGCAGCTCGCCACCGACAGACTCTCCGAACTCGAACGAGTCGTGCGGATGCTGCTTCCCGAGAACGGGGACTGA
- a CDS encoding ParA family protein, which translates to MRVVSVINYKGGVGKTTVTANLGAELARRGFRVLLIDLDPQASLTFSFYDPNEWEASLADSHTIKRWFDELVVAQGDTSLVDLIVRPPAANARIKGAGSIDLVASHLGLINVDLVLAAELVVAPAKSRPKYLEVHSWLAAGLASPGLPAYDVVLIDCPPNFNVVTKTAIVASDDILIPSRADYLSTLGISYLLGNVNDLVGEYNEYTGQVGGKRAKTWTRIEPRVLGVLFTMVQLYGGRPTIASQDFISRMQNRLMVPTFDVKIRSHQGVFAQSSHKGVPVALTPELHSDVAREIRNLATEFLAKIGWKDSND; encoded by the coding sequence GTGAGGGTCGTATCCGTCATTAACTACAAGGGTGGCGTTGGTAAGACGACGGTTACGGCAAACCTCGGCGCAGAGCTAGCCCGCAGAGGTTTTCGGGTGCTGCTTATAGACCTCGATCCGCAGGCGAGCCTCACGTTTTCGTTCTACGATCCGAATGAATGGGAGGCGAGTCTTGCGGACTCGCACACTATCAAGAGATGGTTCGACGAACTCGTTGTGGCGCAGGGCGATACGAGTCTCGTAGATTTGATAGTCCGGCCGCCTGCTGCGAATGCTCGGATTAAGGGAGCGGGCAGCATAGACTTAGTGGCCTCGCATCTCGGCTTAATCAACGTGGACTTAGTCCTGGCAGCAGAGCTCGTCGTGGCTCCAGCGAAGTCTCGTCCGAAGTATTTAGAAGTGCATAGTTGGCTGGCGGCAGGTCTGGCTTCCCCTGGCCTTCCGGCGTACGACGTTGTTCTTATCGATTGCCCGCCGAACTTCAATGTGGTAACTAAGACGGCAATCGTGGCTAGCGACGACATCTTGATTCCGTCGAGGGCGGACTACCTCTCGACGCTGGGAATTAGCTACCTACTTGGAAACGTCAACGACTTGGTCGGAGAATATAACGAATACACGGGACAGGTCGGTGGCAAAAGAGCGAAAACGTGGACGCGAATTGAGCCGCGAGTTCTCGGTGTCCTGTTCACGATGGTGCAGCTGTACGGTGGCAGGCCGACGATCGCAAGCCAGGATTTCATCTCGCGGATGCAGAACCGCCTAATGGTCCCCACCTTCGACGTCAAAATTCGTTCACATCAAGGAGTATTTGCTCAGTCATCACACAAGGGCGTACCAGTGGCACTAACGCCTGAGTTACATTCAGATGTCGCGCGCGAGATAAGAAATCTCGCTACTGAATTCCTTGCAAAAATCGGGTGGAAGGATTCTAATGACTGA
- a CDS encoding FtsK/SpoIIIE domain-containing protein translates to MTGRHRDRYGYGLGIGFIPPSLVGILLGFGFFLIVKTVRALSRTAWRYRSELAPLVIAGALTVAGWYWHYTHPRWALPIAAGAWTVVLVLLLLPSRWAVVRRCWLPRRIERAYAALCVALAGTWLSAAVTAGPGTGPLPGLGMLFTLAGAIPWWVHRRRRARIQVERRLSAWPGIADQIGLTGSRVASATVGRFGYVVRLALRRGQTVQQAVRAAGGIESGLGARPGSVRIEADPVRADRAIVRVMQVDPLARPIPYPEPIGPSSILRPFPLGVFEDATALAVKLAYRNALIGGVVGSGKSGVLNVLLAGLIACPDVLVWGIDLKGGMELLPWMPSLARLAVEPAQAVRMLRDAVAELDRRAGEQAAAGQRLWQPSPAHPALVLVVDEWAELPAAAAPLADSLARRGRAVCVTLLAATQRPTQKAMQGGAIRSQMDVRICLRVREARDVDLILGQGMNAAGWNAQALDAPGKLLISDPEHNQPRPGRAYWLPDDAVSALAAAHAPIRPRDLADRPEVKQPWPEPSAAPSPTIPPQRESAENTTTAEQKLRDALAGAPQEGTEIGELIQVTGMSRAWVYRQLSALARQRQATQAQRGRWRTTR, encoded by the coding sequence ATGACCGGACGCCACCGCGACCGATACGGATACGGCCTCGGGATTGGCTTCATCCCACCGTCCTTGGTCGGCATCCTTCTCGGCTTCGGCTTCTTCCTCATCGTCAAGACGGTCCGCGCGCTCTCGCGGACCGCCTGGCGGTACCGGTCGGAACTGGCGCCGCTGGTGATCGCCGGAGCGCTCACCGTGGCCGGCTGGTACTGGCATTACACCCATCCCCGCTGGGCGCTGCCGATCGCAGCCGGCGCCTGGACCGTCGTTCTCGTTCTCTTGCTGCTGCCGTCACGCTGGGCGGTCGTCCGTAGGTGCTGGTTGCCGCGCCGGATCGAACGGGCCTACGCGGCGCTGTGCGTCGCACTCGCCGGAACCTGGCTCTCCGCGGCGGTCACGGCCGGACCCGGTACTGGTCCGCTCCCCGGACTCGGAATGCTGTTCACCCTCGCCGGTGCGATCCCGTGGTGGGTACACCGACGGCGTCGTGCCCGGATCCAGGTCGAACGGAGGCTGTCGGCCTGGCCCGGCATAGCCGATCAGATCGGCTTGACCGGCTCACGGGTAGCGTCCGCGACGGTCGGCAGGTTCGGGTACGTCGTGCGCCTGGCGTTGCGCCGGGGCCAGACCGTCCAGCAGGCAGTCCGGGCGGCCGGCGGGATCGAATCCGGACTCGGCGCGCGACCCGGGTCCGTCCGGATCGAAGCCGACCCGGTACGAGCCGACCGCGCGATCGTCCGCGTGATGCAGGTCGACCCGCTCGCCCGGCCGATCCCGTACCCGGAACCGATCGGACCCAGTTCGATCCTGCGCCCGTTCCCGCTGGGCGTGTTCGAGGACGCGACGGCCCTGGCGGTGAAGCTCGCGTACCGCAACGCACTCATTGGGGGAGTGGTCGGCTCCGGCAAGTCGGGCGTGCTGAACGTGCTGCTCGCCGGACTGATCGCTTGCCCGGATGTCCTCGTGTGGGGCATCGACCTCAAGGGCGGCATGGAACTCCTGCCGTGGATGCCCAGCCTTGCCCGGCTCGCCGTTGAGCCGGCCCAGGCGGTTCGGATGCTGCGGGACGCCGTCGCTGAACTCGACCGGCGTGCGGGCGAGCAAGCTGCAGCCGGTCAACGGCTCTGGCAACCGAGTCCGGCCCATCCCGCGCTCGTTCTGGTCGTCGACGAGTGGGCCGAACTCCCCGCGGCAGCCGCACCGCTAGCCGACTCGCTCGCTCGCCGGGGACGAGCGGTCTGCGTGACCCTGCTCGCCGCGACCCAACGGCCGACCCAGAAGGCCATGCAGGGCGGCGCCATCCGGTCCCAGATGGACGTCCGGATCTGCCTGCGAGTCCGGGAAGCCCGGGACGTCGACCTGATCCTGGGGCAGGGCATGAACGCGGCCGGCTGGAACGCCCAGGCCCTGGACGCTCCGGGGAAGCTGCTGATCTCCGACCCTGAACACAACCAGCCCCGACCCGGCCGCGCCTACTGGCTACCCGACGACGCTGTGAGCGCGCTGGCCGCTGCTCACGCACCCATCCGCCCGCGGGATCTGGCCGACCGACCCGAGGTTAAGCAGCCCTGGCCTGAGCCGTCCGCCGCGCCGTCTCCGACCATCCCGCCTCAGCGCGAGAGCGCCGAGAACACGACGACCGCCGAACAGAAGCTCCGCGATGCCCTCGCCGGCGCACCCCAGGAGGGAACCGAGATCGGCGAGCTAATCCAGGTCACCGGGATGTCCCGAGCCTGGGTCTACCGACAGCTCTCCGCTCTCGCTCGGCAGCGCCAAGCCACCCAAGCCCAACGCGGCCGGTGGCGCACCACCCGCTAA
- a CDS encoding GntR family transcriptional regulator, with protein sequence MPQEKAARPRITTPVPRWRQVADYLRDGILSGQFPAGQPLPSEETLAGEFGVSRPVIRQAVATLTGEGLVSVRRPFGAIVRDPHARPAHTQDRSLTADYTEPDASEWTMIGKPVYLRIDATAAHADLLQGIYIGTPMLTREALQAHGDKRRSVWLAMPFPVAAELDAPWQKRSHLPEPAEVYRWLAEQGHSLTFQDHIRARMPFGDETASLSAKPGIPLLVVSRVCTVAGRPVTLEETRVPADQSEFLYPVAGDPSSS encoded by the coding sequence ATGCCGCAGGAGAAGGCGGCCCGGCCGCGGATCACAACGCCTGTCCCCCGCTGGCGGCAGGTCGCGGACTATCTACGGGACGGCATCCTGTCCGGGCAGTTCCCGGCTGGACAGCCGCTCCCGTCCGAGGAGACGCTTGCCGGCGAGTTTGGGGTGTCGCGCCCAGTGATCCGGCAGGCCGTCGCCACCCTCACCGGGGAAGGGCTCGTCTCAGTCCGGCGCCCGTTCGGTGCGATTGTGCGCGACCCACACGCACGGCCCGCGCATACCCAGGATCGCAGCCTGACCGCCGACTACACGGAGCCCGACGCGTCAGAGTGGACAATGATCGGCAAGCCGGTCTACCTGCGCATCGATGCCACCGCGGCGCACGCTGACCTGCTCCAGGGAATCTACATCGGGACGCCGATGCTCACCCGCGAGGCGCTCCAAGCCCACGGCGACAAGCGGCGATCGGTCTGGCTAGCGATGCCATTCCCGGTCGCTGCCGAGTTGGACGCGCCCTGGCAGAAGCGTTCCCATCTCCCCGAGCCGGCGGAGGTCTATCGATGGCTCGCAGAGCAGGGGCACTCGTTGACGTTCCAGGACCACATCCGCGCCCGCATGCCCTTCGGAGACGAGACCGCGTCCCTGAGCGCGAAACCCGGGATCCCGCTGCTGGTCGTCTCGCGCGTCTGCACGGTCGCTGGTCGGCCGGTGACGTTGGAGGAAACGCGCGTTCCGGCCGATCAGAGTGAATTCCTCTACCCCGTCGCAGGCGACCCCTCGTCCTCCTAA
- a CDS encoding NIPSNAP family protein, translating into MRTVQLRTYTIRPDRLDEWVEKWRTLVVPLRRELGFEIGGSWVDRERNAHVWVIAYEGDETFEEANKRYWSTSQRDDLGLDPSEYIVEEDMRVVEEVL; encoded by the coding sequence GTGCGGACTGTGCAGCTGAGGACGTACACAATTCGGCCGGATCGACTGGATGAGTGGGTGGAGAAGTGGCGGACCCTGGTCGTCCCGCTGCGTCGCGAGCTGGGCTTCGAGATCGGCGGTTCTTGGGTCGACCGGGAGCGCAACGCGCACGTCTGGGTGATCGCGTACGAGGGTGACGAGACCTTCGAGGAGGCGAACAAGCGCTACTGGTCCACCTCCCAGCGCGATGACCTCGGCCTCGATCCGTCGGAGTACATCGTCGAGGAGGACATGCGCGTGGTCGAGGAAGTGCTGTAG
- a CDS encoding WD40 repeat domain-containing protein produces MRQRRSSSTTLQLSLLLVGILLEITANFAANAADDSAVARAIQSIAAPGLIILLLVLVAGNVVVLWWENPRTKRPEWQSDRSPYPGLAAFAEDDAAVFFGREPQIKELIGRLHESGTDATERFICVTGASGSGKSSLVHAGVVPRLRTSRWSVLPTLVPAGEPLGRLAGLLVTLAGGDQPARLHDLRHDPNAFTHAVRQWRREHGNRYGRVLFVLDQLEELITLSGPADRRLFLDQIARALASDRRLWVLATLRLEFLDDLLAGDHPELFGAPAALGSIGRAEITTVIEEPARLAGMTFDDGLVARIADDTGTPDALPLLAYVLQELYLATRSGKGKSVGRATRETYDALGGVAGALARQADLVLAELRDRYDSDAILSALLRLVAMDGTEPTRRRVPMDELSADERQIVEAFVDARLLTTDATDGKPSVHVAHEALFRQWAPLRQEVRTRAEYLTRRTELERWAADWERAGRSDDYLLTGERLTLAGQWLDAMATAGQDVPGPRALVEASRRRDSAFLRRVSMSVGRYALANVDRYPELAVLLATAALADCARTPIAARALMSALAFSHAESVLSGHADAVRAVAWSPDGTSVATASRDGTARIWDASTGTVSRVLAGHDGMVDGIAWSPNGTLIATGGRDTFVRVWDPATGDQITALNCPDFLRAVAWSPDGRTLAASSRDERVRMWETGSWNLSATLAGHRGDVWGLSWSPDSMRLASASHDRTVIVWDVVAGQPVVILAGHLGFVEAVAFSPDGRWIATGSADESVRIWDAATGAERRSVGGHPDVIWSVAWTPDGTRLVYALGDASVRVWDTIRLCEVGALRGHDQTVWHAAVSPDGTRVLTGSGDTTARIWALQPAGAERTTLVGHTGPVTAVAVDTDGIVITGSDDGSVRHWTPDTPITYPFESPVVTVAASPTASVVAVALQNGTTHLLDIAEGSAHVIADGPEFESLSWSPDGSRLAGGAKDSVIHVLDARDRTSLFSLRGHTDWIGTLAWSPSGRFLASGSDDRTARVWNLEHPDAPIVLTGHQNYVDGLSWAPDEQRLATCSADWTIRLWELPGGESVRTMTGHERRVRAVAWSPDGRRLASASDDRTVRLWDVGSDEPEQIIGVHRDLVSSLAWLPDGDRVVSGSTDATARVWAADVDLDALTRTARKRVFRGLTQEERREHLLPAADE; encoded by the coding sequence TTGCGGCAACGCCGCTCGTCCTCGACGACCCTGCAACTGTCATTGCTGCTGGTCGGCATCCTGCTCGAGATCACCGCCAACTTCGCAGCGAACGCAGCCGACGACTCCGCCGTAGCCCGAGCGATCCAGAGCATCGCCGCCCCGGGCCTAATCATCCTGCTGCTCGTCCTCGTCGCCGGCAACGTGGTTGTGCTGTGGTGGGAGAACCCACGCACCAAGCGCCCCGAGTGGCAGTCCGACCGTTCGCCGTATCCCGGCCTGGCTGCATTCGCCGAGGACGACGCTGCCGTCTTCTTCGGCCGCGAACCCCAGATCAAGGAACTCATCGGCCGGCTCCACGAGTCCGGGACCGACGCCACGGAGCGGTTCATCTGCGTGACCGGAGCGTCTGGCAGCGGCAAGTCCTCCCTCGTCCATGCCGGCGTCGTTCCTCGCCTGCGGACAAGCCGGTGGAGCGTCCTGCCGACGCTGGTCCCGGCCGGGGAACCGCTCGGCAGGCTCGCAGGGTTACTCGTCACGCTTGCCGGAGGCGACCAGCCAGCCCGCCTGCACGACCTTCGCCACGATCCGAACGCCTTCACGCACGCCGTCCGTCAATGGCGCCGCGAGCACGGCAACCGCTACGGCCGCGTTCTGTTCGTCCTCGACCAGCTCGAAGAACTCATCACGCTCTCCGGGCCGGCAGACCGCCGTCTGTTCCTCGACCAGATCGCCCGCGCGCTGGCATCGGACCGGCGCCTCTGGGTTCTGGCCACGCTCCGGCTGGAGTTCCTGGACGACCTGCTGGCGGGCGACCACCCGGAGCTGTTCGGCGCACCGGCTGCGCTCGGGTCGATCGGCCGCGCGGAGATCACGACCGTCATCGAGGAGCCTGCTCGTCTGGCCGGAATGACGTTCGACGACGGGCTCGTCGCCCGGATCGCTGATGACACCGGCACTCCAGACGCACTCCCGCTGCTCGCTTACGTCTTGCAGGAGCTGTACCTCGCGACCCGTTCCGGGAAGGGCAAGTCTGTAGGACGGGCCACGCGCGAGACCTACGACGCGCTCGGCGGCGTCGCCGGGGCACTCGCTCGGCAAGCCGACCTCGTGCTCGCCGAACTCCGCGACCGCTACGACTCCGACGCCATCCTCTCCGCGTTGCTGCGCCTGGTCGCGATGGACGGCACCGAACCGACACGCCGCCGTGTGCCGATGGACGAGCTGAGCGCTGATGAGCGGCAGATCGTCGAAGCATTCGTCGACGCGCGCCTGTTGACCACCGACGCCACCGATGGCAAGCCGTCCGTCCACGTGGCGCACGAAGCGCTTTTCCGCCAGTGGGCTCCACTGCGCCAAGAGGTCCGGACCCGCGCTGAGTACCTGACCCGTCGGACCGAACTCGAACGCTGGGCTGCCGACTGGGAACGCGCCGGCCGCAGCGATGACTACTTGCTGACCGGCGAACGCTTGACGCTGGCTGGCCAGTGGCTCGACGCGATGGCCACCGCTGGGCAGGACGTCCCTGGGCCACGCGCTCTGGTGGAAGCATCCCGACGCCGAGACAGCGCGTTCCTGCGTCGGGTGTCGATGTCAGTCGGCCGATACGCCCTAGCCAACGTCGACCGCTACCCGGAACTCGCGGTTCTGCTCGCGACAGCGGCGTTAGCCGACTGCGCACGGACGCCGATCGCAGCACGCGCGTTGATGTCCGCGCTCGCGTTCAGCCACGCCGAGTCCGTGCTTTCCGGCCATGCCGACGCCGTTCGTGCCGTCGCCTGGTCACCCGACGGCACGTCGGTGGCCACCGCATCACGAGACGGAACCGCGCGTATCTGGGATGCCTCCACCGGAACCGTCTCCCGCGTACTGGCCGGACACGACGGGATGGTCGACGGCATCGCCTGGTCGCCGAACGGAACACTCATCGCGACCGGGGGCCGGGACACATTCGTCAGGGTCTGGGATCCCGCGACCGGCGACCAGATCACCGCGCTGAACTGCCCCGACTTCCTGCGCGCCGTCGCCTGGTCGCCGGATGGACGGACACTGGCCGCCAGCTCCCGCGACGAACGCGTCCGCATGTGGGAGACGGGTTCGTGGAACCTCAGCGCCACGCTCGCCGGACACCGCGGCGACGTCTGGGGCCTTAGCTGGAGTCCTGATTCGATGAGGCTGGCGTCCGCGTCCCACGACCGGACCGTCATCGTGTGGGACGTCGTTGCCGGACAGCCGGTGGTCATCCTCGCCGGGCATCTCGGCTTCGTCGAAGCCGTGGCGTTCTCACCGGATGGTCGATGGATCGCGACGGGATCGGCCGACGAATCCGTTCGGATCTGGGACGCCGCAACCGGCGCCGAACGGCGATCGGTCGGCGGACACCCGGACGTCATCTGGTCGGTTGCCTGGACTCCGGATGGAACGCGCCTCGTGTACGCACTTGGGGACGCAAGCGTCCGAGTCTGGGACACGATCCGACTGTGCGAAGTCGGCGCGCTCCGTGGCCACGATCAAACCGTGTGGCACGCGGCTGTCAGTCCCGATGGCACTCGGGTGCTCACCGGATCCGGTGACACCACGGCGCGCATCTGGGCGCTTCAACCGGCTGGCGCCGAACGGACAACCCTCGTCGGACACACCGGACCCGTAACCGCCGTCGCGGTCGACACAGACGGAATCGTGATCACTGGATCTGACGACGGCAGCGTCCGCCACTGGACACCGGACACCCCGATCACGTATCCCTTCGAGTCGCCTGTCGTGACCGTCGCGGCCTCGCCCACGGCGTCCGTCGTCGCGGTGGCCTTGCAGAACGGGACTACGCACCTGCTCGACATTGCGGAAGGATCCGCGCACGTCATCGCGGACGGTCCTGAGTTCGAGTCCCTGTCGTGGTCTCCCGACGGATCACGCCTGGCCGGCGGAGCGAAGGACAGCGTCATTCACGTCCTGGACGCCCGCGATCGGACGTCGCTGTTCTCGTTGCGCGGGCATACGGACTGGATCGGGACGCTCGCTTGGTCACCCAGTGGCCGATTTCTGGCGTCCGGATCCGATGACCGGACCGCCCGCGTGTGGAATCTCGAACACCCGGACGCACCGATCGTGCTCACCGGGCATCAGAACTATGTCGACGGCCTGAGCTGGGCACCGGACGAACAGCGCCTCGCGACGTGCTCAGCGGACTGGACGATCCGGTTGTGGGAGCTGCCGGGCGGAGAGTCCGTCCGGACGATGACCGGACACGAACGGCGAGTGCGTGCCGTCGCGTGGTCACCGGACGGGAGGCGGTTGGCGTCGGCGTCCGATGACCGGACCGTCCGGCTGTGGGACGTCGGGAGCGACGAGCCGGAACAGATCATCGGCGTGCATCGCGACTTAGTGTCGTCGCTCGCGTGGCTACCCGACGGGGACCGCGTGGTGAGCGGCTCGACGGACGCCACCGCTCGGGTCTGGGCGGCCGACGTCGACCTCGACGCGCTCACCCGAACAGCACGGAAGCGCGTCTTTCGAGGTCTGACGCAAGAGGAGCGCCGGGAGCACCTGCTCCCGGCGGCCGACGAGTAG